A single region of the Armatimonadota bacterium genome encodes:
- the selA gene encoding L-seryl-tRNA(Sec) selenium transferase, translated as MGAPYAEDKQPGLRQIPAVSRLLQHKQLQEAIATHGRELVVECAREVLARLRERLQQGAVIPTDMPSVVREILQAVERWRTPTLRRVINATGVVLHTGLGRAVLAEAARRAVAEVAQGHSMLEIDRETGERGDRIEHVRELLCRLTGAEDATVVNNNAGAVLLAVTVLAQGKQVLISRGQLVEIGGAFRMPDIIAQSGARLVEVGTTNRTRLSDYEQAITPDTALLLRCHPSNFRMVGFTEEVSAAELADLAHRHGLAVLDDVGSGCLVDTAQFGLEHEPTLQESVQAGCDVVTCSGDKLLGGPQAGIILGRKHLVQRIRKHPLHRALRVDKLTLAALEATLRLYLNSEQALCEIPTLRALAISADEIRRRARRLRRRLQAVLPTERVTVRLREGMSAVGGGSLPGQQLPTTLVCLQPLQGSAQQLARALRWQEPAVFARIEQDEVVIDPRTLLEDELDVLVKVVTQAVNPCVEGKANDA; from the coding sequence ATGGGAGCGCCGTACGCAGAAGATAAGCAACCCGGTTTGCGCCAGATTCCCGCTGTATCGCGCCTGCTGCAGCACAAGCAGCTACAAGAGGCGATAGCCACACACGGGCGCGAACTGGTTGTGGAATGTGCTCGTGAGGTGCTGGCTCGGCTGCGCGAGCGCCTGCAGCAAGGCGCAGTCATCCCGACCGACATGCCATCGGTAGTGCGTGAAATCTTGCAGGCAGTGGAGCGTTGGCGCACACCCACCCTGCGCCGCGTCATCAATGCCACAGGAGTGGTGCTGCACACCGGACTGGGGAGGGCTGTGCTGGCGGAAGCGGCTCGCAGGGCGGTAGCAGAGGTGGCACAGGGGCATTCGATGCTAGAGATTGACCGCGAAACCGGCGAGCGGGGCGACCGCATCGAGCATGTGCGCGAACTGCTTTGCCGACTGACCGGCGCAGAGGATGCCACCGTGGTCAACAACAACGCGGGAGCGGTGTTGCTGGCGGTCACTGTGCTGGCGCAGGGCAAACAGGTCCTCATCTCGCGGGGGCAGCTGGTGGAAATCGGAGGGGCGTTTCGGATGCCCGATATCATTGCCCAGAGCGGTGCAAGGCTGGTAGAGGTCGGAACGACCAACCGCACGCGCCTGTCGGACTACGAGCAAGCGATTACCCCCGATACCGCCCTTTTGCTGCGATGCCACCCGAGCAACTTCCGCATGGTGGGCTTTACCGAAGAGGTATCCGCTGCCGAACTGGCTGATCTGGCGCATCGGCATGGGCTGGCAGTGCTGGACGACGTGGGCAGTGGGTGTCTGGTGGACACCGCGCAGTTTGGACTGGAGCACGAACCTACCCTGCAGGAAAGCGTGCAGGCAGGGTGCGATGTGGTCACCTGCAGCGGTGACAAACTGCTGGGCGGACCGCAGGCAGGCATCATCCTGGGGCGCAAGCATCTCGTGCAGCGTATTCGCAAGCATCCACTGCATCGCGCTTTGCGCGTGGACAAGCTGACGCTAGCCGCGCTGGAAGCCACTCTGCGTCTCTACCTGAACTCCGAGCAGGCGCTCTGCGAGATTCCCACCCTGCGCGCGCTGGCAATATCTGCGGATGAAATTCGGCGCAGGGCCAGGCGGTTGAGACGGAGATTGCAGGCGGTGTTGCCCACAGAGAGGGTGACGGTGCGCTTGCGGGAGGGAATGTCCGCTGTTGGTGGGGGAAGCCTGCCCGGCCAGCAGCTGCCCACTACTCTGGTCTGCCTGCAACCTTTACAGGGTAGCGCACAGCAGCTGGCACGTGCTTTGCGCTGGCAGGAACCCGCCGTCTTCGCGCGTATCGAGCAGGATGAGGTGGTGATCGACCCACGCACTCTACTGGAAGACGAGCTGGACGTTCTGGTAAAGGTTGTCACGCAAGCAGTGAATCCATGTGTGGAGGGTAAAGCGAACGATGCATGA
- a CDS encoding hypothetical protein (possible pseudo, frameshifted) translates to MALGKPVVATRVGGLPELVRDGETGMLVDFTATSLAHALNELLASADLRYRLGQTARAIACQHYTPERMVRHIEAVYARALTA, encoded by the coding sequence ATGGCGCTGGGCAAGCCCGTCGTAGCGACACGGGTGGGGGGATTGCCTGAGCTGGTGCGCGATGGAGAAACAGGGATGCTGGTGGATTTCACCGCTACCTCGCTGGCGCATGCGCTCAACGAACTGTTGGCCAGCGCAGACCTGCGCTACCGCCTGGGACAGACAGCCCGGGCGATCGCCTGCCAGCACTACACGCCGGAGCGCATGGTGCGCCACATCGAGGCAGTGTACGCTCGCGCGTTGACCGCCTGA
- a CDS encoding 1,4-alpha-glucan-branching protein — protein MENARPLGYFAFVLHSHIPYVLAHGRSPHGMDWLSESAAETYIPLLNTCYRLIKEGISPQFTIGITPVLAEQLVQPAFAAEFEAWLKDKIAAAEMNRKEFLSEKKLGMAALAEYWYQFFTRTLTDFRERYRSDIIGAFRDLQDSGHVEILTSAATHGYLPLLGTDEAVQAQVKQGVQTYKRLFGRAPRGFWLPECAYRPRYRWNYPVDFEGKPSEPWLRKGVEEILAENGIEYFFIDSHLLRGGEAIGVYAERFKPLRELWEQFSVQYRPEETEKTPYSVYLVNSSGEPKPPVAVFTRDPRTGVQVWSADSGYPGDEYYLEFHKKLPPGGLRYWRISRPKNDLGKKQPYELAKAFERIQEHAKHFVDLAHQVLSEHVQSTGQSGIITAMYDTELYGHWWFEGPEWLYWVRRGMEAHPEIHPITCSRYLHLHPPQTVVQLPEGSWGEGGYHWVWLNEWTEWTWKRIYPAEREMVRLARQYGDNPRVQTILKQIARELLLLQSSDWQFLISTWSARDYAELRAQWHADRFQMLVHLLERVARGEEPAPEEWGALGEAEERDNIFPDIEPKWWAQLEFPPNE, from the coding sequence TTGGAAAACGCACGACCATTAGGCTACTTTGCCTTTGTACTTCACTCACACATCCCGTATGTGCTGGCGCACGGGCGCAGTCCGCACGGGATGGACTGGCTGTCGGAAAGCGCAGCGGAGACCTATATCCCGCTGTTGAACACCTGTTACCGCCTGATCAAGGAGGGTATCTCACCGCAGTTTACTATTGGCATTACGCCCGTACTGGCAGAGCAGCTGGTACAACCTGCTTTCGCTGCCGAGTTTGAAGCGTGGCTGAAGGATAAAATCGCTGCCGCAGAGATGAACCGCAAAGAGTTTCTGAGTGAGAAAAAGCTGGGCATGGCGGCACTTGCGGAGTACTGGTATCAGTTTTTTACCAGAACTTTAACCGATTTCCGCGAGCGATACCGTTCGGATATCATTGGGGCGTTCCGCGACCTGCAGGATTCCGGGCACGTTGAAATCCTCACCAGTGCAGCCACGCATGGCTACCTTCCCCTGCTGGGCACCGACGAGGCGGTGCAGGCGCAGGTCAAACAGGGAGTGCAGACCTACAAACGACTATTCGGCAGAGCACCACGAGGGTTCTGGCTGCCGGAATGCGCCTACCGCCCCCGCTATCGCTGGAACTATCCGGTGGATTTCGAAGGCAAGCCTTCCGAACCCTGGCTGCGCAAAGGCGTGGAGGAAATCCTGGCGGAAAACGGCATCGAATACTTCTTTATCGACTCACACCTGCTGCGGGGTGGTGAAGCGATAGGGGTGTACGCCGAGCGATTCAAGCCCCTGCGCGAGCTGTGGGAGCAGTTCAGCGTGCAGTACCGCCCAGAAGAGACCGAAAAGACGCCTTACAGCGTGTACCTGGTGAACTCCTCCGGAGAACCCAAGCCGCCCGTTGCCGTCTTCACACGCGACCCGCGCACCGGTGTGCAGGTGTGGAGCGCGGACTCCGGCTACCCGGGCGATGAGTACTACCTGGAGTTCCACAAGAAGCTGCCGCCGGGGGGGTTGCGCTACTGGCGCATCTCCAGACCCAAGAACGATCTGGGCAAGAAGCAGCCCTACGAACTGGCGAAGGCGTTTGAACGTATTCAGGAACATGCCAAACACTTCGTAGACCTTGCGCATCAAGTGCTGAGCGAACATGTGCAGTCCACTGGTCAAAGCGGTATCATCACTGCCATGTACGACACCGAACTGTACGGGCACTGGTGGTTTGAAGGTCCGGAGTGGCTGTACTGGGTACGCCGGGGAATGGAGGCGCATCCCGAAATCCACCCTATTACCTGCAGCAGATACCTGCATCTCCACCCACCGCAAACGGTGGTGCAACTCCCCGAAGGTTCGTGGGGTGAGGGCGGCTATCACTGGGTGTGGCTGAACGAGTGGACAGAATGGACCTGGAAGCGCATTTACCCTGCAGAGCGCGAGATGGTGCGCCTGGCAAGGCAGTACGGTGACAACCCCAGGGTGCAGACTATCCTGAAGCAAATCGCCCGCGAACTGCTCTTGCTGCAGTCCTCCGACTGGCAGTTTCTCATCAGCACATGGTCCGCACGAGACTACGCCGAGCTGAGAGCACAATGGCACGCCGACCGCTTCCAGATGCTGGTGCACCTGCTGGAACGGGTCGCGCGAGGCGAGGAACCCGCCCCCGAAGAGTGGGGCGCGCTGGGCGAGGCGGAGGAACGCGACAACATCTTTCCCGATATCGAGCCCAAATGGTGGGCGCAACTAGAGTTTCCTCCCAACGAGTAG
- a CDS encoding nicotinamidase — MADTALLIVDVQNDFCPGGALPVPEGDQVVPVLNRAIERLRQAGTPIIASRDWHPEKSTHFAAYGGQWPVHCVQNTEGAAFHPDLRLPDDAIIVSKGMGENEDAYSAFDARTEEGTPLEDLLRAKGVQRLVVGGLATDYCVRASVLGALERGFEVLVLKDAVRGVDVQPGDSEKALAEMQSKGAKLVALEEIAP; from the coding sequence ATGGCGGATACCGCTTTGCTGATTGTGGATGTGCAAAACGACTTCTGCCCGGGCGGTGCGTTGCCCGTACCGGAGGGTGACCAGGTCGTGCCTGTGCTCAACCGCGCCATCGAAAGGCTCCGGCAGGCGGGTACCCCTATCATTGCCTCGCGGGACTGGCATCCTGAAAAGAGTACGCACTTCGCAGCGTACGGTGGGCAGTGGCCTGTACATTGCGTGCAAAACACAGAAGGCGCGGCTTTTCATCCCGATTTACGCCTGCCTGATGACGCCATCATCGTGTCTAAAGGGATGGGCGAAAATGAGGACGCCTATTCCGCGTTCGACGCCCGAACGGAGGAGGGCACGCCCCTAGAGGATCTGCTGCGGGCAAAAGGCGTCCAGCGGCTGGTGGTGGGCGGGCTAGCAACCGACTATTGCGTGCGGGCATCGGTGCTGGGCGCGCTGGAGCGCGGGTTCGAAGTGCTGGTACTGAAGGACGCGGTACGAGGCGTCGATGTACAGCCGGGCGATAGCGAAAAGGCTCTGGCAGAGATGCAGAGCAAAGGCGCGAAGCTGGTTGCCCTGGAAGAGATTGCGCCTTGA
- the snf gene encoding sodium:calcium symporter: protein MTKNGNGEKREHWGTRVGLVLAMAGNAIGLGNFLRFPGQAAANGGGAFLIPYFICLLFMAIPLMWLEWTQGRYGGVRGHGTTPAMFQLMWKHPIAKYLGVLGLFIPTLILFYYSYIGSWTLGYSIKTLLGQTPHVSKIQLHEGMSADEISQTVLDPYNEFLGRYTGAADGSVFLRPEAFTLVIFAAVYVLTLWLMARGVSRGIEALAKIAMPLLFVLAVGLVVRVFTLGYPVSREYGVMDGIAFLWEPKWFVERDGRQIFVLLDSKTWLAAAGQVFFSLSLGMGAIQCYASYLRQKDDVTLTGLSTTASNSFAEVVLGASIALPAASAFFGVAAAQMIATKGSFYLGFVSMPAIFSFLPAGNILGFLWFLLLFFAALTSIVAMCQPIVAFLEDEFGLSRTRAVAAMGLLWLIGAQFAIWINGGVDVYDFWSSTFGPPLMALIEVVILMWIFGADKVWQEMHEGALLRVPRFFYYCAKYVTPFFLLAILGTWLYENVLHPLLTGVLFTRPLEAAGLQVGWHIWMVRGFVLLIFLVQLYAVWYAWNVRKSMQRAEVLPE, encoded by the coding sequence ATGACGAAGAACGGTAATGGGGAAAAACGCGAACATTGGGGAACTCGTGTTGGGCTGGTTTTGGCGATGGCAGGTAACGCCATCGGATTAGGGAACTTCCTGCGTTTTCCTGGGCAGGCAGCCGCAAACGGCGGTGGGGCTTTTCTCATTCCCTACTTCATCTGCCTGTTGTTCATGGCAATTCCACTGATGTGGTTGGAGTGGACGCAGGGGCGCTACGGAGGCGTGCGCGGACATGGTACGACCCCTGCCATGTTTCAGCTCATGTGGAAACATCCTATCGCCAAGTACCTGGGCGTGCTGGGGCTGTTTATTCCCACCCTCATTCTGTTCTACTACTCCTACATCGGCTCGTGGACGTTGGGATACAGTATTAAAACCCTGCTCGGGCAGACCCCGCACGTCTCGAAAATCCAGCTGCACGAAGGGATGAGCGCCGATGAGATTTCGCAAACGGTGCTGGATCCTTATAATGAGTTTTTAGGGAGGTATACCGGCGCAGCAGACGGCAGTGTGTTTCTTCGTCCCGAAGCGTTTACCCTGGTGATTTTCGCAGCGGTGTATGTGCTCACTCTGTGGTTAATGGCGCGCGGTGTCTCGCGAGGCATCGAGGCGCTGGCAAAAATCGCGATGCCGCTTTTGTTCGTTCTGGCTGTAGGTCTTGTCGTGCGCGTGTTTACTCTGGGCTATCCGGTATCCCGGGAATACGGGGTGATGGATGGCATTGCTTTCCTGTGGGAGCCCAAGTGGTTTGTGGAACGCGACGGCAGGCAGATTTTCGTGCTGCTGGACTCCAAAACCTGGCTGGCTGCAGCGGGACAGGTGTTTTTCTCGCTCAGCCTGGGCATGGGTGCTATTCAGTGTTATGCGTCCTATCTGCGCCAGAAAGACGACGTGACGCTCACCGGTCTTTCCACCACCGCCTCGAACAGCTTCGCCGAAGTCGTGTTGGGCGCGTCTATCGCGTTGCCCGCGGCGTCGGCTTTCTTCGGGGTGGCAGCAGCGCAGATGATCGCTACCAAGGGTAGCTTCTATCTGGGCTTTGTGTCCATGCCCGCTATCTTCAGCTTCCTGCCCGCGGGCAACATACTGGGCTTCCTGTGGTTCCTGCTGCTGTTCTTCGCGGCACTCACTTCCATCGTGGCGATGTGTCAGCCTATCGTAGCCTTCCTCGAAGACGAGTTCGGTTTGAGCCGTACTCGCGCTGTTGCCGCGATGGGGCTTCTGTGGCTGATTGGTGCGCAGTTCGCCATCTGGATTAACGGTGGAGTAGATGTGTACGATTTCTGGTCGAGCACCTTTGGTCCACCACTGATGGCGCTGATTGAAGTGGTCATCCTGATGTGGATTTTCGGGGCGGATAAGGTGTGGCAGGAGATGCATGAAGGGGCGCTATTGCGCGTGCCGCGCTTCTTCTACTACTGCGCGAAGTACGTGACACCCTTCTTCCTTCTGGCGATACTGGGCACGTGGCTCTACGAAAACGTGCTTCACCCGCTCCTGACAGGCGTTCTTTTCACCCGTCCACTTGAGGCGGCGGGTCTACAGGTAGGCTGGCATATCTGGATGGTGCGTGGTTTCGTCTTGCTAATCTTTCTGGTGCAGCTGTACGCCGTCTGGTATGCGTGGAATGTGCGGAAGAGTATGCAGCGTGCGGAGGTGCTACCCGAATGA
- a CDS encoding polysaccharide deacetylase — protein MVPILMYHNVGERERHLNVSPQSLARQCRLLRMLGFHAITLRELAEHLQARRLPQRTVVFTFDDALLGVYEHALPVLQHYGWCATVFAVSHRLGKEADWAPRHRHRVMNREHLLELHQHGWEVGAHTLTHPYLTRLSSEDARRQIEQCRQELEELTGASVTSFCYPYGDVNETIVQMVREAGYRMACTVRKGLVRPQDDPFTLPRVPVAYSDGATGLLYRLWRAWRRSVRR, from the coding sequence ATGGTACCCATCCTGATGTACCATAACGTCGGCGAGAGAGAGCGCCATCTGAACGTTTCTCCCCAGTCTCTGGCGAGGCAGTGTCGACTGCTGCGGATGCTGGGTTTCCATGCCATTACCCTTCGCGAACTGGCGGAGCATCTGCAAGCACGTCGCCTTCCCCAACGCACGGTGGTCTTCACTTTCGACGATGCCCTGCTCGGCGTGTACGAACACGCGTTGCCTGTGTTGCAGCACTATGGATGGTGCGCAACTGTGTTTGCGGTGAGCCATCGGTTGGGAAAGGAAGCCGACTGGGCGCCGCGTCATCGGCACCGCGTGATGAACCGAGAACACCTGCTGGAACTCCACCAGCACGGCTGGGAAGTAGGTGCACACACCCTGACCCATCCCTACCTGACCCGCCTCTCCTCGGAAGATGCCAGACGGCAGATCGAGCAGTGCCGACAGGAACTGGAGGAACTTACTGGAGCGTCGGTCACCAGCTTTTGCTACCCGTACGGCGACGTGAACGAGACCATCGTGCAGATGGTACGGGAAGCAGGCTACCGAATGGCTTGCACGGTGCGCAAGGGACTGGTACGCCCTCAGGACGACCCGTTCACGCTTCCTCGTGTGCCGGTTGCCTACAGCGACGGCGCAACAGGTTTGCTGTACCGCCTGTGGCGGGCATGGAGACGCAGCGTGAGGCGGTAA
- a CDS encoding hypothetical protein (possible pseudo, frameshifted): MKMHDSAKKWRVLQVVSSSATSGAERHLVLLSRTLQQQGHYVVTVCPPHNWLPQELQRAGVNTFPLPMRGAGSAMTLWRLARVVREHRIDIIHTHLTRAAYYGLLLGLLTRKPVVSTVHVFTSDPAYRWLSRLGNPLIAVSEAVRRWLIEYGVPASEVQTVYNATDFVSLNGANANAPLEVRSEFGLPSTSKIIGVFAKVTPIKGQDLLLEALPQVLHSHPDVYVLFVGSIRPAYPAEGERVGNISSRCLHRAARGRCSLDAGSRCGHASLTFGNLRSGSTGGHGAGQARRSDTGGGIA; this comes from the coding sequence ATGAAGATGCACGATTCGGCGAAAAAGTGGCGCGTGCTCCAGGTGGTGTCCAGCTCGGCAACATCCGGTGCCGAGCGGCATTTGGTACTCCTTTCCAGAACCCTTCAACAGCAGGGACATTATGTGGTCACCGTTTGCCCCCCGCATAACTGGCTTCCTCAAGAGCTGCAACGCGCAGGAGTGAACACCTTTCCCTTACCGATGCGCGGTGCAGGTTCGGCAATGACTCTGTGGCGTCTGGCGCGCGTGGTGCGGGAACACCGGATAGATATCATCCACACCCACCTCACTCGCGCTGCGTACTACGGTCTGCTGCTGGGATTGCTGACGCGCAAGCCAGTGGTCTCCACGGTGCATGTGTTCACCTCCGACCCCGCCTACCGCTGGCTCTCGCGTCTGGGCAACCCTCTGATCGCCGTTTCGGAAGCGGTCAGGCGGTGGCTTATTGAGTATGGCGTACCTGCCAGCGAGGTGCAGACCGTCTACAACGCCACGGACTTTGTCTCCCTGAATGGCGCCAATGCGAACGCACCGCTGGAGGTACGGAGCGAGTTTGGTCTGCCTTCCACCAGCAAAATCATCGGCGTTTTTGCCAAAGTGACCCCCATCAAAGGGCAGGACCTGTTGCTGGAGGCTTTGCCACAGGTATTGCACTCCCATCCTGACGTGTATGTGCTGTTCGTCGGTAGTATACGCCCGGCGTACCCAGCAGAGGGCGAAAGAGTTGGGAATATATCGTCACGTTGTCTTCACCGGGCTGCGCGCGGACGTTGCTCGCTTGATGCAGGCAGTCGATGTGGTCACGCTTCCCTCACGTTCGGAAACCTTCGGTCTGGCAGTACTGGAGGCCATGGCGCTGGGCAAGCCCGTCGTAGCGACACGGGTGGGGGGATTGCCTGA
- a CDS encoding glutamate formiminotransferase, with protein sequence MRRVIECVPNFSEGRNNETIHALAQAVREVAGVRLVNVSADPDHHRTVLTFLGEPAPVAEAAFRCAQIAVERIDLRRHQGVHPRIGAVDVMPFIPLRHVSMSECAQIARAVGYRIARELEVPVYFYEHAALPGRPSDLPTIRRGGFEKWVGRPLTGDRAPDAGPAFLHPIAGAAIVGARTSLIAFNINLDTDRVEVAQHIARTIRREREHVPQLAGVRSLGLFLASRGIAQVSLNLTQPDRSPLWWVTEYVRRLAAEQGVRVLETELVGVVPASVIAEVAAHSLQNPALSEEHILDLWLDPEWNP encoded by the coding sequence ATGCGACGGGTGATAGAATGCGTGCCCAATTTCAGCGAGGGACGCAACAACGAGACCATCCACGCGCTGGCACAAGCCGTGCGCGAGGTAGCTGGCGTTCGTCTGGTAAACGTTTCGGCAGACCCCGACCATCACCGCACGGTGCTAACCTTTCTGGGAGAACCTGCGCCGGTGGCAGAAGCTGCCTTCCGCTGTGCACAGATAGCGGTAGAGCGGATAGACCTGCGTCGCCACCAGGGAGTGCATCCGCGTATCGGCGCGGTGGATGTGATGCCTTTTATCCCGCTCAGACACGTGTCAATGTCCGAGTGCGCGCAGATTGCCCGCGCAGTGGGCTACCGCATCGCACGCGAGCTGGAGGTTCCGGTGTACTTCTACGAGCACGCCGCGCTACCCGGTAGACCATCAGACCTGCCGACCATCCGTCGGGGAGGCTTTGAGAAGTGGGTGGGGCGACCGCTGACGGGTGACCGTGCGCCGGATGCTGGTCCTGCGTTTCTCCATCCCATAGCAGGCGCGGCGATAGTGGGCGCACGAACATCCCTCATCGCTTTCAACATCAATCTGGATACCGACCGCGTGGAGGTCGCACAGCACATCGCCCGCACCATTCGACGGGAACGAGAACATGTCCCGCAGTTGGCGGGAGTACGTTCGTTGGGGCTGTTCCTTGCCTCGCGGGGCATCGCACAGGTGTCTTTGAACCTGACACAACCCGACCGGAGTCCGCTCTGGTGGGTGACGGAGTATGTGCGTCGGCTCGCGGCGGAACAGGGCGTGCGCGTACTGGAAACGGAGCTGGTAGGGGTCGTGCCGGCTTCTGTCATCGCCGAAGTCGCTGCGCATTCTCTGCAAAACCCTGCTTTGAGCGAGGAGCATATTCTGGATCTGTGGCTGGACCCTGAATGGAATCCCTGA